The Prevotella melaninogenica genome has a segment encoding these proteins:
- a CDS encoding imelysin family protein, with amino-acid sequence MKKVTKLAMFLLAGTLATGFVSCSSDDDEVINTTILTPEQQNALSQAESESRANANKTEMGKVVANYINEVVKPTYLDLAEKSDILYKACQNLYQKRKAGTLTQNDIDAACEAFKGARRDWEQSESFLYGAASDNEIDPHIDSWPLDHDQLTRALNDANVIAGINGENPAKYVYDNNGNFDSVLGFHGLEFVLFRNGKNRTVADFNAEKETEQGLTSVSTVNEAAFAAAVAGDLRNMTYLLEYGWLGTSIPTSHVNQLADAMWVVNGTRHRGLSAKLIPYRDYSQFATKENGMFASWHETLNNIFIGGCSGICEEVASQKLGQAYRKATGTGTAADAANYIESPYSKRSFQDYQDNIYSIKNSLYGVRGTENISTPAQYSIMNFLRNNNYPKYNELNSALNEAIAALETAKKSGIAFIDQPGNPQVKTCIDKVDALNEALNAAGTWINQQKDK; translated from the coding sequence ATGAAAAAAGTAACAAAACTTGCTATGTTCCTTCTTGCAGGAACATTAGCTACAGGCTTCGTATCATGTAGTAGTGATGATGATGAAGTTATTAACACAACAATTCTCACACCTGAACAGCAAAATGCTTTAAGTCAGGCTGAAAGCGAAAGTAGAGCAAACGCGAACAAAACAGAGATGGGTAAGGTTGTTGCAAACTACATTAATGAAGTTGTTAAACCTACATATTTAGATTTAGCAGAGAAGTCTGACATTCTTTATAAGGCCTGCCAGAATCTTTATCAGAAGCGTAAAGCTGGTACATTGACCCAGAATGACATCGATGCTGCTTGTGAAGCTTTCAAAGGAGCACGTCGAGATTGGGAGCAGAGTGAGTCTTTCCTCTATGGTGCTGCTTCTGACAATGAGATCGACCCTCATATCGACTCATGGCCACTCGACCATGACCAGTTGACCAGAGCATTGAATGATGCAAACGTTATTGCTGGTATCAATGGTGAGAACCCAGCCAAGTATGTTTATGACAACAATGGTAATTTCGACTCTGTGTTAGGTTTCCATGGATTAGAGTTCGTTCTCTTCCGTAATGGTAAGAACCGTACTGTAGCAGACTTCAATGCTGAGAAAGAGACAGAACAAGGTCTTACAAGCGTAAGTACAGTGAACGAAGCAGCTTTTGCAGCAGCTGTTGCTGGTGACCTCCGTAACATGACTTACCTCTTGGAATATGGTTGGTTAGGTACAAGTATACCAACTTCTCACGTGAACCAGCTTGCTGATGCAATGTGGGTAGTCAATGGAACACGTCACAGAGGACTTTCTGCAAAGTTAATTCCATATCGTGATTATTCACAGTTCGCCACAAAGGAGAATGGTATGTTTGCTTCATGGCATGAGACACTGAACAATATCTTTATTGGCGGATGTAGTGGTATTTGTGAGGAGGTCGCTTCACAGAAACTTGGTCAAGCTTATCGTAAGGCTACAGGTACTGGTACTGCAGCCGATGCAGCTAACTACATCGAGTCACCTTACAGTAAGCGTTCATTCCAAGATTACCAGGATAACATCTATTCTATCAAGAATTCACTCTATGGAGTTCGTGGTACAGAGAACATCTCTACTCCAGCTCAGTACTCTATTATGAACTTCTTGAGGAACAATAACTATCCTAAGTACAATGAGTTGAACAGTGCTCTTAACGAAGCAATTGCAGCCTTGGAGACAGCTAAGAAGAGTGGTATTGCATTCATTGACCAACCAGGTAATCCACAGGTTAAGACTTGCATTGATAAGGTTGATGCCTTGAACGAAGCTCTTAATGCTGCTGGTACATGGATTAATCAGCAAAAAGATAAGTAA